The following are encoded in a window of Pseudomonas sp. St316 genomic DNA:
- a CDS encoding tetratricopeptide repeat protein, with the protein MNRPFLTLLATGLSLIPAFALAETLPLPLSGPAYTAANEAYSAYERKDYDLAIAKAREALRQRADVTRLNTLIELAERDKKLRDQPQSLAASRPASAAPGFVAASQGFKAYDREQFGLAAQSARKAVAQAPRRREYRLLLIDSLQRQQHVEEADRATTDALRVFANDNTLLMRRKAIRRQLAIPLATQGYHALEQGNTALAVDQARKAVAWAPEIAANQQLLISALLAAKDYPAAEQAASGSLALDDRQAAPWILRSYARDRQGKLQPAQADLNHALSLPGLSTSERRDIRLFAVDAALARGEPQHALDQLQALGNDDSDEVTRRSGAARAALRQKNKGLNRLAQFPPPPLECQESTFGLTCAIWPGSSHDAGTALASQAYAALARKDPATAVALANQAVARAPQNPAYRHLLVSALTDQKRVPQAIAAASEGLQTHGDDARLLVMRGRLRQQSGDDAGARDDFTRALALGSLPAYEEAGLYAAIGQRRTARERLQEARATGELASASDLQVAYLSMQAGDDEAAHAAFRKADASAPLPPTAAQDVAYNAMRLHKDDEAVAYFKRVIDGQKTAESPLSPQQLFDTRRTVGDVSRRLGLTSTTSYRGSSSSGLSAAPGSSSSGSESNDLLQNSTELSWRPLGYRNGRFVELYGRITDTLWSKNSDSDTGADALQGALGVRVKPFSSVNIMAALERTFPLGSSNVDGDWLVRLGYGSSIGTDLRVDVPSWWTSQLYAEVGHYINDSRDYFNSEWQVGRSYAIGGTGSRWVTFPHVVAAIDYDSKMKSEAGGGFSSGDAGGIGIGNNVRYWFREDAYNAPRSYVDLSLQYRARVFGEDRAKGVFARLTYSY; encoded by the coding sequence ATGAACCGCCCCTTCCTGACCCTTTTGGCCACGGGGCTGAGCCTGATACCAGCGTTTGCGCTTGCCGAAACGTTGCCGCTGCCATTGTCTGGTCCGGCCTATACCGCCGCCAACGAAGCCTACAGCGCCTACGAACGCAAGGACTACGACCTGGCCATCGCCAAGGCACGCGAAGCCCTGCGCCAGCGGGCCGACGTGACGCGCCTGAACACCCTGATTGAATTGGCCGAGCGCGACAAGAAACTGCGCGACCAACCCCAGTCCCTGGCAGCGTCTCGCCCCGCCAGCGCAGCACCGGGTTTCGTCGCCGCGTCCCAGGGGTTCAAGGCCTATGACCGCGAACAATTCGGCCTGGCCGCGCAATCGGCCCGCAAGGCTGTCGCCCAGGCACCCCGGCGCCGTGAATATCGCCTGTTGCTGATCGATTCCTTGCAACGCCAGCAACACGTGGAAGAAGCCGATCGGGCCACCACCGATGCCCTTCGTGTCTTTGCCAACGACAACACGTTGTTGATGCGCCGCAAAGCCATTCGCCGCCAACTCGCGATACCGCTGGCGACCCAGGGCTATCACGCCCTGGAGCAAGGCAACACAGCCCTGGCCGTGGACCAGGCGCGCAAAGCCGTGGCCTGGGCGCCAGAGATCGCTGCCAACCAGCAACTGCTCATCAGTGCGCTGCTCGCGGCGAAGGATTACCCCGCTGCCGAACAGGCTGCCTCTGGCTCGCTGGCGCTGGACGATCGCCAAGCCGCGCCATGGATCCTGCGCAGCTATGCCCGGGATCGCCAGGGCAAGTTACAGCCAGCCCAAGCCGATCTGAACCATGCCCTGTCCCTGCCCGGCTTGTCGACAAGCGAGCGCCGGGACATCCGTCTCTTTGCCGTCGACGCCGCCCTGGCTCGTGGTGAACCTCAGCACGCGCTGGACCAGTTACAGGCGTTGGGCAACGACGACAGCGATGAGGTGACCCGTCGCAGCGGTGCGGCCCGCGCTGCGCTGCGCCAGAAAAACAAAGGCCTGAACCGCCTGGCCCAATTTCCACCACCGCCCCTGGAGTGCCAGGAAAGCACCTTCGGCCTGACCTGCGCGATCTGGCCAGGCAGTTCCCACGATGCCGGTACTGCGCTGGCGTCCCAGGCCTATGCCGCCCTCGCCCGCAAAGACCCCGCGACCGCCGTCGCCCTGGCAAACCAGGCCGTGGCGCGCGCCCCGCAGAACCCGGCGTATCGACACCTGCTGGTCAGCGCCCTGACGGATCAAAAGCGCGTGCCCCAAGCCATCGCCGCCGCCAGTGAAGGCCTGCAAACCCATGGCGACGACGCGCGGCTATTGGTCATGCGTGGACGCCTGCGCCAGCAATCCGGGGACGATGCCGGCGCCCGGGATGACTTTACCCGCGCCCTGGCGCTAGGCAGCCTGCCGGCCTACGAAGAAGCCGGGCTGTATGCCGCCATCGGCCAGCGCCGCACCGCCCGCGAACGTCTGCAAGAGGCACGGGCCACGGGCGAGCTGGCCTCGGCGAGCGATCTGCAGGTCGCCTACCTCTCGATGCAGGCCGGCGATGACGAAGCCGCCCACGCGGCGTTCCGCAAGGCCGACGCCAGCGCGCCACTGCCGCCGACGGCGGCCCAGGACGTAGCCTACAACGCCATGCGCCTGCACAAAGACGACGAAGCCGTGGCGTACTTCAAACGCGTCATCGATGGGCAAAAAACCGCTGAGTCGCCCCTCTCCCCGCAACAGCTATTCGATACCCGTCGCACCGTGGGCGATGTATCGCGCAGACTCGGCCTGACCAGCACCACCAGCTATCGCGGCAGCAGTTCCAGTGGCCTGAGCGCCGCCCCGGGCTCCAGCAGCAGCGGCAGTGAGAGCAATGACCTGCTGCAAAACAGCACCGAGCTGTCGTGGCGTCCGCTGGGCTATCGCAATGGCCGCTTTGTCGAACTCTACGGACGTATCACCGACACCCTGTGGAGCAAGAACAGCGATTCGGATACGGGCGCGGACGCCTTGCAAGGCGCCCTCGGCGTGCGGGTCAAGCCCTTCAGTTCGGTCAACATCATGGCCGCCCTTGAACGGACCTTCCCGCTTGGTTCTTCCAATGTCGACGGCGACTGGTTGGTGCGACTGGGCTATGGCTCGAGCATCGGCACCGATCTGCGGGTCGATGTGCCGAGCTGGTGGACCTCGCAGCTGTACGCCGAGGTCGGCCACTACATCAACGACTCGCGAGACTACTTCAACAGCGAATGGCAAGTGGGCCGCAGCTACGCCATCGGCGGAACCGGCTCGCGCTGGGTGACCTTCCCTCATGTCGTCGCGGCGATCGACTACGATTCCAAGATGAAGAGCGAAGCCGGCGGCGGCTTTTCTTCCGGCGACGCCGGGGGTATCGGGATAGGAAACAACGTACGTTACTGGTTCAGGGAAGACGCCTACAACGCACCACGCTCCTATGTGGACCTGTCCCTGCAATACCGGGCCAGGGTGTTTGGCGAGGATCGCGCCAAAGGCGTGTTCGCGCGCCTGACCTACTCCTATTGA
- a CDS encoding glycosyl transferase family protein: MTSLYWPYWLAHYYNYLEIATIVVAVLILISSLDDLIVDVWYWSRRLYRKFTVDRRYRPLTVEQLLARDEQPLAIMVPAWLEYDVIAPMIENMVSTLDYQNYVVFVGTYINDQRTIDEVERMRRRYKQLHRVEVPHAGPTCKADCLNWVIQAIFLHEKTHGMTFAGVVLHDSEDVLHPLELRLFNYLLPRKDMIQLPVVSLERNWYEWVAGVYMDEFAEWHGKDLVVRESMTDTVPSAGVGTCFSHRALRVLAGETENQPFNTDSLTEDYDVGARLAKVGMNAIFVRFPVQFRVLRKSWFRKPYESTLTMPLCVREFFPDTFRTAFRQKARWTLGIGLQGWEQMGWNGSLANRYLLFRDRKGVVTAFVSIIAYVILVQLLGLIILRNSGLWDVTFPTPFESNGLVKYLLLANGVALVWRIVHRYYFTTVLYGWQHGLLSMPRMLVGNFVNFMAASRAWRMFLVGKVMNRKLVWDKTMHDFPSTDLVAIAPRRLGSVLLSWQAITDTALQSALNEQQSRNVPLGRILLNNGWLDDETLAEAIAFQNDLPRVFDVAEKAAASTSPLSPEFALRWRVVSLGPNSEGREQIAVANPLPDEGLQQVSAALGSEPVQLIARESEILVLLRKLPARNGHAVPNARAPLLGDLLIEMGLLDRDEFSRVMLQYRPQHHGRIGDYLVDSGVLPRATIEQAVARQHNLYPTELPA, from the coding sequence ATGACGTCGCTTTATTGGCCCTATTGGCTGGCCCATTACTACAACTACCTGGAAATCGCGACCATCGTGGTCGCGGTACTGATCCTGATCTCCAGCCTGGACGATCTGATTGTTGACGTGTGGTACTGGTCTCGTCGCCTGTACCGCAAGTTCACCGTGGACCGCCGCTACCGGCCGCTGACCGTCGAACAATTGTTGGCCCGGGACGAACAGCCCCTGGCGATCATGGTGCCGGCCTGGCTGGAATACGACGTCATCGCGCCGATGATCGAGAACATGGTGTCGACACTCGACTACCAGAACTACGTGGTCTTCGTCGGTACGTACATCAACGACCAGCGCACCATCGACGAAGTCGAGCGGATGCGCAGGCGCTACAAACAACTGCACCGCGTGGAAGTGCCCCATGCCGGGCCGACCTGCAAGGCCGACTGCTTGAACTGGGTGATCCAGGCGATTTTCCTGCATGAGAAAACCCATGGGATGACCTTCGCTGGCGTCGTCCTGCACGACAGCGAGGACGTGCTGCATCCGCTGGAACTGCGTCTGTTCAACTACCTGTTGCCGCGCAAGGACATGATCCAGTTGCCCGTGGTGTCGCTGGAGCGCAACTGGTACGAATGGGTCGCGGGCGTCTACATGGACGAGTTCGCCGAATGGCATGGCAAGGACCTGGTGGTGCGCGAAAGCATGACCGACACCGTGCCCTCGGCCGGCGTCGGCACCTGTTTTTCCCACCGTGCCTTGCGGGTGCTGGCCGGTGAAACCGAGAACCAGCCGTTCAACACCGACAGCCTCACCGAGGACTACGACGTTGGCGCACGCTTGGCCAAGGTGGGCATGAATGCGATCTTCGTGCGTTTTCCGGTGCAGTTCCGGGTGCTGCGCAAATCCTGGTTCCGCAAACCCTACGAATCGACCCTGACGATGCCGCTGTGCGTGCGCGAGTTTTTCCCGGACACGTTCCGCACCGCCTTCCGGCAAAAGGCCCGCTGGACCCTGGGCATCGGCTTGCAAGGCTGGGAGCAGATGGGTTGGAACGGCTCGCTGGCCAACCGATACCTGCTGTTTCGCGATCGCAAGGGGGTGGTGACGGCGTTCGTGAGCATCATTGCCTACGTTATTCTGGTACAGCTGCTGGGCTTGATCATCCTGCGCAATAGCGGCCTGTGGGACGTCACCTTCCCTACGCCGTTCGAAAGCAACGGCCTGGTCAAATACCTGTTGCTGGCCAACGGCGTCGCGCTGGTCTGGCGAATCGTGCACCGCTATTACTTCACTACCGTGTTGTACGGCTGGCAGCATGGCTTGCTGTCCATGCCGCGCATGCTGGTGGGCAACTTCGTCAACTTCATGGCCGCCTCCCGGGCCTGGCGCATGTTCCTGGTGGGCAAGGTGATGAATCGCAAGCTGGTCTGGGACAAGACCATGCACGATTTTCCTTCCACCGATCTGGTTGCCATTGCGCCGCGCCGCCTGGGCAGCGTGTTGCTGTCCTGGCAGGCCATCACCGACACGGCCCTGCAAAGCGCCCTCAACGAACAACAGTCGCGCAATGTGCCTTTGGGGCGGATTCTGCTCAATAATGGCTGGCTGGATGATGAAACCCTGGCCGAAGCCATCGCGTTCCAGAATGACCTGCCACGGGTCTTTGATGTCGCCGAGAAAGCCGCTGCCTCGACGTCCCCGTTGAGTCCCGAGTTTGCCTTGCGTTGGCGAGTCGTGTCCCTGGGCCCCAACAGTGAGGGCCGCGAACAGATCGCCGTTGCCAACCCCTTGCCCGACGAAGGCCTGCAACAGGTCAGCGCCGCACTGGGTAGCGAGCCGGTGCAACTGATCGCCCGGGAAAGCGAAATTCTCGTGCTGTTGCGCAAGCTGCCTGCGCGCAACGGTCATGCCGTACCCAATGCCCGGGCGCCGCTGCTGGGCGACCTGCTGATCGAAATGGGTCTGCTCGATCGCGACGAATTCAGTCGCGTCATGCTCCAGTACCGGCCGCAGCACCACGGCCGCATCGGCGATTACCTGGTCGACAGCGGCGTGCTGCCACGCGCGACGATCGAACAGGCGGTGGCCCGTCAGCACAATCTCTACCCAACGGAGCTCCCGGCATGA